In the Dictyostelium discoideum AX4 chromosome 6 chromosome, whole genome shotgun sequence genome, ACCACAAAAGGcatttatattaattcaaaatcacAAAAAATCAGAggtatttcatttttaatataagaTATAATTAGAAAAACTAAATCTATCAGATTggtcaaaattaatttgtattTAGAAATGGTCTAGTTACAACCTCCACTACTTCTATTAcaaattgaaccaatttgTTTATAATCAAACAAATATGATATTTTTTCAAGTACTCCCCTTTATAACAATTGTACTCATAAATCTTTCACTTTTGTATGTGGTAGGTTTGTTTGATAAATgtagaattttatttaattaaaaaaattaaatgaaaattttaataaatattaaaaaattttaataatttaattaagcTGCTTCTGTTGCCTTAACTGGGAACATAATAATTGAGTGAACATAAACTGGGCCACCTTTATTAACGATTGcctaatttttaaaattaaattagtaaaataataataataataataaataataaataaaaattataataataataatattaaataaaaaatttttaaataattaaaacttaCAAGTGAATAAACAGTTGAAACTGATAAATTAACGATTTTTGCCATTAAagttttagttttaaattcattaattgcTGAACCAGTATCAACATTACATTGTGCCAATGAGACAGGACCACCCAAAATTTCAACACCATTTGCATTACGAACTGAAATTAAACCTCCTTCAGTATTGGTATTTGAATAATGATATCGAATaccaaaattatatttagttTGTGttgaatcttttaatttgaatCTAAATCTTAATTTACCACCAACATTGATACACATTGCATGAACAGTTGGTAAAACGAAATCACGAGCAAATGAACAATTCTCTctattgaaaaatttttgtGCATTAACAACAGTtgcaatattattatataaccAATTATCattgtaaatattaattggttGTAATCCAACTACCATTGCATCCAAAATACCAGATCTTTCAGAACCATCAAATGTCATTGTTTCATAATTTGTATTTAGCCCTCTAAAAGTTGAAACTTTATGATTTGTAACTGATACATTTGTATCAATTCTCATTCCTAAGTCGCTATAACCACCACGATCCATATCTTTAGcactttaaaatatttaattaaaaaattaaaaaattaaaattaattaaaatgatcattaaatttataattttttaaaatatacatACTAATGACATGACATATAATCCATTTCAGTATCATAAACTTCACCACCTGTGCAATTGGTTGGACCTAAATCAACTGTAACAGAAGAGAAATTTGATGAAATACCACTTGGGTATGAAATATATCTTGGTTGAACATCATACCCTCCAATAAAATTAGTAACAGTTGCATTTGAACTTGatggtaataaaataataccaCCTGACTTGTTTAAATTACCAACTTTTTCACCTACTCTTTCACCACTTGACTCTGATGgatctaaaataaataaataaataaataaaaaagatttataatattaattaaaaaatgaaaacaacCAATAATGAGTATTTtaaataggaaaaaaaatatatattaccATTATAAAAACTTTGAATTGCGTAcataaaatcatttgaatgAGTGAATTCAACTCTTCTAAATTCTTTTTGgtataaatcaaattctctgtcaatgaaaattttttctaaaaaatcaCATGATGGATAATAATATGGTTTATTTGGTTTTGCTGTTTGACTTGGATCAATTGGTCTACCAATTACATCTGAAAAgctttaataatattataaaataataaaataaaataaaaataaaaaaaagtgtttagaaaaagtttcgaaaatagaaaaaatatttttttttttttttttttttttttttttttttttttttttttttttttttttttttttggaaaccCCTTAATTATTACTTACATATATCTAACATTTTCAGTATAACAGCCATTTGGATAAATAGTTTCATTAAAACCTGACCATAAATTTACATAATCAAATACATAACGAGCACAAAAACTTCTAAATGTATTAAGTTTATTGAATTGCATTACACCATCAATACCTAATGCTTTAATTTTAGCAACACCTTTATAATAGGCAAGTTTACAATGTTGAGCATATTCAaccatatttttattaaactcTTGTTCAAATGTTTCAATTTTACTTTCTGATATTCCCCATATTTTTCCATTTGTTGAACCTtcctttaataataataaatgaagtGTAGCCTAATTTAAAagagggaaaaaaaaattagtaaaagatcataaaaaaaaaaataataataataataataatataatacaaACCATTAATGCAAATGCACCCAATTCTTGAGCTTCATAACCTTCTTTTCTAAGATctgataatggtaataatgaacCTCTTAATTCAATATAAAGTAAATTATGAGCATCaactaaatcttttttaacaGGTGCTTGATTTGGagttaatttataatttttttttgctttaGTATAATCTATAACCAATGCATTAAGTTTTGTTAATACTGCTTTAATTGTTGATGCATCATAcatatcaattgaattatcaatgGTTGCTTTTATCATTTCTCTATAGGAATTATAAACTTCATATGTTGTTTCATTtgtatttgaaataatatgAGCCCAAACTGCTGATACTAAAATACTCAAAGGATTACCAATGGTTGGAATCATACTGAGACCACCAACAACTACTGTTTTAATTAACTCTGTATAATCATTTACATTTGAGTTTGTAAATTGATAATCACTAATAATTGGTAAAGTATtggtattttttaattttttagccAACTCTTGACTTGAATTAAGCCATTGTTGTAAATTTTGTGGTTGTGAAACATttgccattttttttttaattaataaaataaaaaataaaaataaaaataaaaataaaaacagtttgttaaaaagagattgattttaaaaaaaaaataaaataaaataaaaaaaaatatttatagatATTAATTAACATGCACAAACAATCTAACcgaaaaaattttattttttttttagatttcaaAGTGAAAAAATCATACAcgattactatttttaaaaaaagtaatcgATGATcggattttaaaaaaaaaaaaaaaaaaaaaaaatcaacaaaattattatttgaaattaaagattttcttttttttttttactcataaaaaaaatcctaTTTGATTAAAAAGTATATgcactcaaaaaaaaaaaaaaaaaaatcttattatcaaaaatatttggaaagaattaatttaaaaaaaaatagaaaattaaaaaaaaaaaaatatataattatattacgTATAATAAAATCCATAGGTTTatctctattattattaaataaagtttatcatttttttttttttttttttttattaaaacttaattatttttttaattagttttGATTTGGCACCACATCcccgttttttttttttttttttaatattacgcttgattcatattattattttttttttcccccaataataatagtttataatttattattttcaaatctaCCATGATAAACAGCAGTTCCTTTTAATTCCATAAACACAAATTGGCAAATCTTAGTACCTGGAACTAATTCTAATCTATTCTGtaattttttgtaaataaaatgttagattttattttattttattttttttttttttttttttttttttaaaaaatttaaaaaaaaaaaaaacaacatacACTTGAAGCattaaaaatttctaaaacttgtctatttttaataccaGGATTCATGAAACCTGCAGAAATATGTACGAATAAACCCATACGAGCGAATCTACTTCTACCTTCTAAAAGACCACAAAGCTTTGGTGATAATTCGATAGTTTCTTCAGTAATACCTAAACACATATGACCGGGTTCTAAAATAAATCTTTCACCCTCTTTTAATACTGATAATTCTGAAAAATCTTGgtaattaattgattctgaAACTATAATGGTATCACTATTATCTCTCTTTTTAAACACTCTAAATTCATTACTTAatgttaaatcaattgatgctGCACCAATTGATTTCTCTTCATATCCTggtgtaattttaatatcactaatttttgtttttgtttttttttttaaaaaaaatttaataacatgttattaaaaataaaatttataaaattagaaaattgatttttttttttttttttatttttttatatttatttttatttttaatttttatttttaattttaattttagttatACCCTGATGCTAATGATTTAAGAATTTCGTCTCTAGATAATACActcattatttatatttatttttagtttgtttagttttgtttttattataaaaaaaaaaatgaatgtatGTTTTATgtttaatcaaaaaagagaaaaaaaaaaaaaaaaaaaaaaaaaaaaatcattttttaaaccctttttttttttttaattttcttttttttattttaatttaaattttttttttttttaaatttttttttcatttttaatcaaaaactATCATATGATTTCGAAGCAATGCAATTgcatattttcattttttttaatttttttttttttttttttttaatttttttttttgggaactCATTGCAGAAACTTGTTTTTAAAAcgaaacacaaaaaaaataaaaataaaaaaacaaaaataaataaaaaaaaaaaaaaatatttacgtATTTACAGATGGCACCGCCACTTTAATACCATATCTAGGAATAATAAGGACACATTCCTTCTAACAAATTGCTCAAAATACATTGGGAGGAATACATCCACAACCACGACAACCAGTCCAACCAACACCACTacaacataaaaaaaaaaaaaaaaaaaaattacattcaccaaaaaataaaactacgATCCacacaaaaagaaaatctcaattttattatagttgtaatgataaaaagattaagttaattttaaatctttaaatctttttttttaaaaaatttttataaattttccaacttttatttaattttttttatgaaattaaCTGtttacaataaataaaataattttatttttacgtGTTATTCTTGTATTTTTCgcaattttcaaaaaatttttatttttaattttttttttttttttttaaaatctaaaatcaaaaaaagttacttattattattattattatattattattattattattattattatttattaaatggaagattttttcaaaaaaaaagaaccaataataattgaaggattaacaataattgaaaatgcaATTGATAAAGAAATGCATGACAAACTTTGGAAAGAAGTTAATAAAGAGGAATGGTTAACAGATTTATCAAGAAGAACTCAACATTATggatataaatataattataaatcgAGATCATTAAAAAGTGAAGATATTGCACCACCATTCCCTCAATGGGCATCAGATTTATGTTGTCATTTAATGAAAGAAggtttaataaatgattttccACAACAATTAATAGTTAACGAGTATAAAGATGGCCAAGGAATAAGTGCTCATATCGattcaaaaatatttgataatattatattcTCAATTTCATTAGGTTC is a window encoding:
- a CDS encoding dCTP deaminase; the encoded protein is MSVLSRDEILKSLASGDIKITPGYEEKSIGAASIDLTLSNEFRVFKKRDNSDTIIVSESINYQDFSELSVLKEGERFILEPGHMCLGITEETIELSPKLCGLLEGRSRFARMGLFVHISAGFMNPGIKNRQVLEIFNASSNRLELVPGTKICQFVFMELKGTAVYHGRFENNKL
- a CDS encoding 2-oxoglutarate and Fe-dependent oxygenase family protein (Similar to 2OG~Similar to II); amino-acid sequence: MEDFFKKKEPIIIEGLTIIENAIDKEMHDKLWKEVNKEEWLTDLSRRTQHYGYKYNYKSRSLKSEDIAPPFPQWASDLCCHLMKEGLINDFPQQLIVNEYKDGQGISAHIDSKIFDNIIFSISLGSTCKMIFKKSIQPTTTTKTTTTTSEKAEVLKVEKQLAPRAFLLIKDEARFNWTHEIPKLKKGQHRISLTFRFVSKPPSPLLKSKLISNNKNNEIKTETTKTTTTTTTTKEKIETNIVDDDDD